The genome window CCTATGTGATGAGCGTGATGAAAATCCGCGATGGTGGCAAGCATTTCTCTGCCCGTGCCATCCTCAGTACCATTGCAGGTGAGAGTTGCGACAGTCTTATCTTCTTCCCACTTGCCCTGGGCGGTGTGGTGCCTACATCAGAATTGCCTTGGCTCATGCTCTGGCAGGTGATACTGAAGACAGCCTACGAGATTGTGGTATTGCCTCTGACCATCCGTGTAGTGAAATACGTGAAGAAGCATGAAGGTGAAGATGCATACGACAATAACATCTCCTACAATGTATTCAAGATCTTCAGCCTCGGCTAAAAGACATCAGTAAATATCAAACATTAAAACATTACCAAGCGTGGATAGAAAAGAAGACGGTCTTCAGGCATTAGGTGCCAAGACTACATATAGAATGGATTATGCGCCAGAGGTGCTCGAAACTTTCGTGAACAAGCATCCTGGCAATGATTACTGGGTACGTTTCAACTGCCCTGAGTTTACATCGCTCTGCCCTATTACGGGTCAGCCAGATTTCGCAGAGATTCGCATCAGCTATATTCCTGACGTAAAGATGGTAGAGAGCAAGAGTCTGAAACTTTATCTCTTCAGTTTCCGCAATCATGGCGACTTCCATGAAGACTGCGTGAACATCATCATGAAGGATCTCATCAAACTGATGGACCCTAAATATATAGAGGTAACAGGCATCTTTACTCCTCGTGGCGGCATCAGCATCTGGCCGTATGCCAACTATGGCAAGCCAGGCACCAAATACGAGAAACTGGCAGAACAGAGATTCGCTACTCACGAATAAGAAACAAGAAACCTCAGAAGATTGGCAGATTGCTTTTCTTCCGAGGTTTTTATTGTTTATAGATGATGAATTTATGGGAACTGAGGATAATCCTCGAAGCGAGGCTTGCGCTTCTCAAGGAACGCCTTGCCACCCTCCTGAGCCTCATCCATCGTATAATAGAGCATCGTGGCATCGCCAGCCAACTCCTGAATACCAGCCTGACCATCCAGTTCGGCATTCAAGCCAGCCTTGATCATACGGAGTGCCAGAGGTGAACGTTCCATCATGATTTCAGCCCACTCTACACAGGTATCTTCCAACTTTTCGAGAGGCACCACCTTGTTCACCATTCCCATCTCTTCAGCCTCCTTGGCAGAATACTGCTTGCAGAGGAACCAAATTTCGCGTGCCTTCTTTTGTCCCACCATTCGTGCCAGATAAGAAGAACCGAAACCGGCATCGAAGCTTCCTACCTTAGGACCAGTCTGACCAAAGATGGCATTCTCTGAAGCGATGGTCAGGTCGCACATCACATGAAGCACATGACCGCCACCGATGGCATAACCATTCACCATAGCGATGACCGGCTTTGGCAGACGGCGAATCTGCATCTGTACATCGAGCACATTCAGGCGAGGCACACCATCGTTACCCACATAACCGCCTCGGCCCTTCACATGCATGTCACCTCCTGCACAGAACGCCTTATCGCCGGCACCCGTCAGGATGACCACACGGATATCCAGACAGTCGCGGCAATAGTTGAATGCCTGCGCCATCTCCCAAGTGGTCAACGGTGTGAAGGCATTACGGTAGCGCTCACGGTTGATGGTAATCTTAGCGATATGATTATACTCCTCGAAGATGATTTCCTTGAAATCAAAACCTTCTATCTTCTTCCATTCTCTCATTTTACTTTGAACTTTGAATTTTGAACTTTATGATTACTTACTATCTTATTTTTTTGACAGAACTATCAGTTATAGTTCCTTACAGGTCCTCTATCAGCACTTCTGAACGGCTTCCAGCATCTCATTATCTACATCCATATCTGTGAAAACCTCCAGGAGCATCGGGCGCTCGCTCTCGGCATGAATCAATTGGCTGATGCCCTGTTCCATCTCTTCCATCGTATGAGCTGCGAGATATTTTACCTCATTCTGACTACAGATTCCTTCAGCCGTTGCATGATGCTTTGCCATTATTATTTCTTCGCGAGCCTGACTCTCCTTTAATCCCTGGAACTTGCCAAAGATGGCACCGCCACCATTATTGAGCACGATGATACGGAGCTTGCCGTTCAGATTTCTATTCCAGAGCGCATTCTGGTCATAGAAGAAACTCAGGTCGCCGAGAACGCAGTATACATGCTTATCAGACTTGTTCTTGCACAT of Segatella copri contains these proteins:
- the queF gene encoding preQ(1) synthase; the protein is MDRKEDGLQALGAKTTYRMDYAPEVLETFVNKHPGNDYWVRFNCPEFTSLCPITGQPDFAEIRISYIPDVKMVESKSLKLYLFSFRNHGDFHEDCVNIIMKDLIKLMDPKYIEVTGIFTPRGGISIWPYANYGKPGTKYEKLAEQRFATHE
- the menB gene encoding 1,4-dihydroxy-2-naphthoyl-CoA synthase → MREWKKIEGFDFKEIIFEEYNHIAKITINRERYRNAFTPLTTWEMAQAFNYCRDCLDIRVVILTGAGDKAFCAGGDMHVKGRGGYVGNDGVPRLNVLDVQMQIRRLPKPVIAMVNGYAIGGGHVLHVMCDLTIASENAIFGQTGPKVGSFDAGFGSSYLARMVGQKKAREIWFLCKQYSAKEAEEMGMVNKVVPLEKLEDTCVEWAEIMMERSPLALRMIKAGLNAELDGQAGIQELAGDATMLYYTMDEAQEGGKAFLEKRKPRFEDYPQFP